The stretch of DNA aacgaAATTTGACCGCAAAAGGGAAGGAATCCACGTGGCGGGTGATTAGTTGGGGTGATTGATCGGACGGTGGATAGATGCGGAACACGGAGAGATAGGGTGATCCCGCGGAGCATCGTAACACACGACTCGTTCCTCCCCCTCCGCTTCATAAATACCTCCCCCAATTTCTCCTTCCCCGACCCCGACACAGCTTATGCTTACTTATTCTCCACCATCTCCGCAGGAATCTCCCCTTTTTGCACGAAACCACCTGCGAGTTTCCCATTTCGCAAAGAGGCCCCTGAAAGGATTCGAAAAACTTTGCGTTTAggtccttcttcttcttcttcttcttcttctccttcttcctgaGAGGGGGTCGGGACCATGGCGGGTTCGGAGCTCATCTACCGCGGTCACgaggcggcgccggcggagaCGACGGGGTACTCGCCGAAGCCCTCGAAGCGGCTCCCATGGCTCTCGCGCTCGGCGCGGTACCTCCTCGGCGAGCACCGCCTCCTCTTCGCCCTCGTCGGCATGGCCCTCGCCTCcgccctcttcctcctcgccCCGCCGCCGCGCCCCGCCGGATCCGGCGCGGCCGCCGAGGCGGCNCGGTCCCCGCCCCAGTCGTAGGCCCGGAGCGCCCCCGCGCCCTCGTCCACCACGTACATGGCAGCTTCGGCGTCGTCGCGATCGtcgtctccggcggcggcgcgctggtGTCGCCGCACCGATCGGGGATGGGGGGCGCGGGGGCGGTGGTGATGAGGCCGGGGTCGGTGGGGGGGAAGGTGCCGCTAGGGTTGCGGAGGAAGGGGCTGAGGATCGTGGTGACGGGGGGCGCGGGGTTCGTGGGGAGCCACCTCGTGGACCGGCTCATGGAGCGGGGGGACAGCGTGATCGTCGTCGACAACTTCTTCACGGGGCGGAAGGAGAACGTGGTGCACCACTTCGGAAACCCTAATTTCGAGCTCATCCGCCACGACGTCGTCGAGCCGATCCTTCTAGAAGTCGACCAGATCTACCACCTCGCCTGCCCCGCCTCCCCCGTCCACTACAAGTTCAATCCCGTTAAGACCATCATATCCTTTTTCTTTCCCCTTTTTACTGCATTTTTTGGACgaatttttccgaattttttcagcgaatttttggtttttcttctaaattttttcatcggatctaaaattttagatttttcgtAATTGGGTAGTTGTTGAGATCTTTCAACTTTCGTGGGTGATCTTATAAAATTGGGTACTTATAAACTCCCAATTTCTCATAAATTATCTTTAAAAACCCATTTTTTAttcacttgatttttttttctttcgttttcttttcgGTAAAATAAAAAGAGGATGGATCTCTTCTTCCCGTGTCGATGGGGTAATCCAATCCTTCCTGAATcaaactttttcattttattcctttttgtaCCAAATTGCTTAAATTTTAGGCAACtccaaattctctctctctttttttttcccccatagATCTACTACTACTGCTACTACCACCactttacaaaattattaaCACACAATTAATGTTTGGTGGGTAATTACCAAACAACACAGGACCTAAAAAGGTCCCAAATGCGAAAAAGGTGcgaacttttttttgtttattattattattttttttagattgaaATTTCCTTAACTCTGGGTAGCTTCTCGGTAACACAAGACCAATGTGGTGGGCACTCTCAACATGCTGGGATTGGCTAAAAGGGTGGGCGCACGGTTCCTCCTTACGAGCACAAGTGAGGTCTATGGTGATCCCCTCCAACATCCCCAGGTTGAGACCTACTG from Ananas comosus cultivar F153 linkage group 18, ASM154086v1, whole genome shotgun sequence encodes:
- the LOC109724180 gene encoding UDP-glucuronic acid decarboxylase 2-like — translated: MAGSELIYRGHEAAPAETTGYSPKPSKRLPWLSRSARYLLGEHRLLFALVGMALASALFLLAPPPRPAGSGAAAEAARFGVVAIVVSGGGALVSPHRSGMGGAGAVVMRPGSVGGKVPLGLRRKGLRIVVTGGAGFVGSHLVDRLMERGDSVIVVDNFFTGRKENVVHHFGNPNFELIRHDVVEPILLEVDQIYHLACPASPVHYKFNPVKTIKTNVVGTLNMLGLAKRVGARFLLTSTSEVYGDPLQHPQVETYWGNVNPIGVRSCYDEGKRTAETLTMDYHRGANLEVRIARIFNTYGPRMCIDDGRVVSNFVAQALRKEPLTVYGDGKQTRSFQYVSDLVEGLMRLMEGEHVGPFNLGNPGEFTMLELAKVVQDTIDPNARIEFRANTEDDPHKRKPDITRAKELLGWEPKISLRQGLPLMVSDFRKRVFGDHTDAATTASASGGAGSS